A segment of the Promicromonospora sukumoe genome:
ACCCGGACCGCCCCGGTCGGCTCCTTCCCGCCCAACCCGTACGGCCTGTACGACATGGCCGGCAACGTCTGGGAGTGGACCGCCGACTGGTGGTCCGACCGGCACCCCGACGCCGCACCCGACGCCTGCTGCGCGCCCGCCAACCCGCGCGGCGGGGCCGCCCAGGCCAGCCGCGACCCCCGCCAGCCGCAGTTCGCCGTGCCGCGCAAGGTGATCAAGGGCGGGTCGTTCCTCTGCGCCGACACCTACTGCCGGCGCTACCGGCCCGCCGCCCGCCGGCCCCAGGCGGTCGACACCGGCATGAGCCACGTCGGCTTCCGCTGCGTCCGCGAGGACCTCGTGCGCCCCTGGCCGCACGCCGCGGCCGTCGCCCTGGCCACGCCCGTGGCCCCGGTGGCGGTGGCCCGGCCGCTGGCCCTGCCCCTGGCTGCGGCCCTGCCCCTGGCGACGGCGGCGACATCCTCCGGAGGCGCACCATGACCACCGACGGGCGGCTGCCCTCGTGGCGGCCAGGCCGCACCCGGGACGACGTGCTCGGGTTCCTCGACGACGCCGGCTCGATCCCGCCCGAGGACCGCGTCGCCTACTTCGACAACGACGGCACGCTGTGGTGCGAGCGCCCCACCTACGTGCAGTACGAGTTCTACGTCGACGCCCTGCGCCGCCGGGTCGCGGACGACCCGGCGCTCGCGGGGGAGGCCGAGTTCCGCGCCGTGCTCACCGGCGACACCGCGGCGGTGGGGGAGATCGGGCTGTCCCGCGTGGCCCTGGCCCTGGCCGGCCTCTTCCAGGGGCTCGACCCGCGGGCGTTCACCCAGGAGGTGCGCGACTTCGTGCGCGCCGGCGCCCACCCGACCCTGGACCGCCCCCTCAGCACCCTCCGGTACCGGCCCATGCTGGAGCTGCTCGGCGCCCTGCGGGCGCTGGACTTCAGCGTCGGCGTCGTGACGGGCGGGGGCACCGAGTTCGTCCGGGCGGTGAGCCAGGAGCTGTACGGCGTGCCGCCCGAGCGGGTGGTCGGGACGTTGATCGCGTACGACCTCGAGCAGGACGCGCGCGGCCGCCCGGCCCTGCGGCGCACCGCCCGCGTGCTGGGCGACGTCAACGAGGGCGCCGCCAAGGTGACGAACATCCAGGCCCAGCTCGGCAGGTCGCCGGTGCTCGCGGCGGGCAACTCGGCGGGGGACCACGAGCTCCTGGAGTGGGCGGCCGCCGCCCACGGGCCGCACCTCTCGCTCCTGGTGGACCACGACGACGCCGACCGGGAGTTCGCCTACGCCAGCCAGGCCCAGACCTTCTCCGTGACGGAGCCCGTCACGGAGACGGCGGAGCGGCTCGGCTGGACGACCGTCAGCATGAAGGACGACTGGGCGGTCGTGTTCACGTGAACGGGAAGGGGACGGACATGAGACGGACGGCGAGCGCCCTGTTCGGGCTGCTGCTCCTGGTGATCGCGCCGGCGGCGTGCTCCGGCGGCGACACACCCGAGGACAACACGGCGCAGGCGTGCAGCGCGGCCGACGACCTCGACACCGCGCTGACCAACTTCCGCTCGACGCTGTCGCCCGACGCCACGGTCGACGACGTCCGCGCCGCGCGGGACGAACTGAGCCAGGCGTGGCAGACCTTCGACTCTGCGGCGAAGGAGGTGGCCCAGGACCGCGCCCAGGAGCTCGACGACGCGTGGGCCGGTCTGCAGAAGGCCGTCGACGACGTGGCCGGCGAGGCGACGGTCGCGGGTGCGCTGAGCACGCTGGAGGACGAGGCCCAGGGCGTCAAGGACGCACGGGACGACGTGGTGTCCGAGCTCGGCTGCTGAGGCGGCCGGGGCGTCGCGCGGTCTCGGCGGCGCGTCCGGGGACCGGCGTCACAGCAGGTGGAAGCTCCGCGCGATCTTGAGCGCCTCGCTCCGCCGGGACGCCGCGAGCTTGGTGTAGAGGCTGGACACGTGCGTCTTGACCGTGTTCTCGGAGACGAACAGCGCGGCGGCGATGTCCGCGTAGGTAGCGCCCCGTGCCAGCTCGTTGAGCACCTCGCGCTCGCGGGGGCTCAGGGCCGGTGGCACGAGGGCCAGGCTCACCTCCCCGAGCTCGCGCGGCGTCGCCGTCATCGACGCGTACAGCACCGTGACGTCCGGCCGCTCGGCGGCGGTCGCGGCGAGCTCGTGCACCCAGGGCCCGGCCGGGCGCTCGGCCAGCCGCCGCAGGAGTGTCGCGATGGGGGTGCCCTGGCGGGCCCAGCCGAAGAAGGGCGCCGCGTTGCGGCGGGCCTCGGTGACGGAGATCGCCTCCGCGAGCCGGTCCTCCGAGCGGGCCGGGTCGCCGAGCGCGTCCAGGACCTGGGCCTCGCACGCGAGCGCGAGGGCGCGCGTGGGCGGCTGGGAGTACGTGGCGTCCGCGGCGGCGGCCTCGAACGCGACGGCCGCGCCGCGCCGGTCGCCCTCCCGGTCGGCGCGCAGGCCCTGGACCAGGGCCGCCTCGCCGACGGCGCCGAGCGAGTCGAGCGTGCCGCGCAGCGACTTGAGGGTCTCGCGGTCGCTCGCGAGCACCGCCACGAACGCCTGCTCCACGAGCAGCGCGACCCGGAGGTGCTCCGGGAGCTGCTCGTCGGTCAGGCGTGGGGTCTCCCGGGGCGTCGTGAGGATGCGCCGGGCCTCGACCACGTCGCCGGCCAGGACGGCCTGCCGGGCGTCCCAGACGCGGAACCAGAAGCGGGTGCAGAGGTCGGCACCGTGGCAGCGCGCGTCGACGACCTGCGCCTCGCCCGGGTCGGCGGGCGAGGGGACGTCGAGCAGGCGGGCGAGCAGCCGCGCCAGCCCGGCCCGGGCGGTGACGAACCGCAGGGTGCGCGCGCCGGGGGCGTCGGCGGCGACGAGCACCTCGCCGGCCAGCTCGACGCATGCGGCCTCGCGGCCCCGCATGTACTGGGTGAAGGCGAGGTGGCTCAGGGCGCACACCCCGAGCGGCGCCAGGCCCTGGCTGCGCGACAGGCTGACCGCCAGGGTCAGGCTGGTCTCGGCCTCGGTGAGCTCGCCCAGCCAGTTCTGCGTGACCCCCAGCTCGTTGGCCAGCACGGGCAGCACGTCGGCGTTGGCCTCGCGCACGGCCGGCCGGGTCTGCGAGGCGACCACCACGCGCTTCGCGTGGCCGACGGCGGCGTAGGCCGGCTCCAGCCCGAGCGCGGCGCGCCACAGGCGGACGCAGGCGACGCCGGCGTCCAGGCTCTCGGGGCCGCCCGCCGGGAAGGACGGGGACCACCGCCGTCGGGCCTCCAGGAGCCGGTCGCCCCAGTGCCGCACCCCCTCCAGGTCGTCCCGGACCCAGCAGTCGAGCGCGATGGCGAACCAGATGTCCGGCCGGTGGTCGACGATCTCCGGCTCGGCCCGGACGAACTCGCCCACCTCGTCGTACGCGCTCTGGCCCAGCACCATCCGCACCCCGTCGCGGGCCAGCACGTCGGCGGCCTCGTCCGGCGCCCCGACGCGCACCAGACGGGCGAAGGCCTTCGACAGGTTGCCGCGCGCCATGTCGAGCCGGACGGCCCGGATCACCGTGGAGCGGGCCCGCGCGGCGTCCACCCCGCCGGCGGCGAGCTGCCGCTGCACGACCTCCGCCAGGAGCGGGTGGACCCGGAAGCCGCCGGTGGTCTCCGGCTCGTCCGCCGGGGCCGGGGCGCACCCGTGCTCCTCGCGCATCACCAGCAGGCCGGTGTCCTCCAGCTCGCCGAGGATCTCGCCCGCGTGCTGGTCGTGGGACAGGTGCGCCGCCGCGGGCACGCTGACCACGCCGTCGCCGGCGATGCAGAGCAGGAGGTGCCGCTGCCGCGGGGTCAGGGTGCTGAAGACCTCGCCCGCGACGCGCGTCGCGATCGGCGCGACGTCGTGGGGCAGCAGCCGGGCGGCCGCGGCCGGGTCGGGTGCCGCGCTCAGGTCGCGGGCGGTGAGCACGGCCGCGGCGCACCAGCCGTCGGCGTGCCGGGCCACGGCGTCGAGCACCTGCCGGTCGCCGGTCCGGGCGTGCGCCGAGACCAGCTCGGCGCTCTCGGCGTCGCTCAGCCGCAGCAGGCCGCCGCGCAGCAGCGTGAAGTTGCCGAGCAGCTCCGGGACGAGCCGGGTCAGCGGCAGCACCCAGTGGCTCAGGAGCAGCAGCCGGATGGCCTCCGGCGCGTTGTTGAGCCGCTCGTCGATCCGGCGCAGGGCCGACGGCGGGAGCAGGTGGGCGTCGTCGACCACGACGAGGTGCGGCGTGCTGCCCGTCCCGGCTGGTTCGCCGGGCCCGCCGTCGTCGCCGGCGTCCGCCGGGCCGTCGAGGGCGGCGTCGATCCGCTCGGCCGTCCAGGAGTCGTCCGCGCGGACCCAGACGGCGTGCTCCGCGTGCGCCGGGGCCGCCTGCCGCAGCCACCCGGTCACGCCGAGCGTCTTGCCGGCGCCGGCCGGGGCCACGAGCAGGGTCACGGCGCCCTCGGTGGCCTCGTCGAGGCGCTGCCACAGCCGCAGGCGGGGCACGTAGATGCGCGGCAGGCGCGGGAGGTGGTCGTCGTCGGCCTGCCGGCGGGGCGCGCCATGGGTGACGGACGTACCGGCTGGGAACACCAGCCGCGTGGCGCGTGGCGCACTGCGGCGGACGACAGGGCTCGGGTTGGCGCGCATTGTTCCTCACTCGACGGTGAAGCGGCGGCCGCCCCCTGGCCGCCGGCCGGTGACGGGGGAACCCCACCGGCCTACTACTCGCCATGATGCCCGCGGTTCTTCGCCCGTGCCTGCGCACGCGCTGTCTTCACCCCAGGGGCCTGTGATCAGGCACGATGTGCGACAAGTGTGGA
Coding sequences within it:
- a CDS encoding HAD family hydrolase, giving the protein MTTDGRLPSWRPGRTRDDVLGFLDDAGSIPPEDRVAYFDNDGTLWCERPTYVQYEFYVDALRRRVADDPALAGEAEFRAVLTGDTAAVGEIGLSRVALALAGLFQGLDPRAFTQEVRDFVRAGAHPTLDRPLSTLRYRPMLELLGALRALDFSVGVVTGGGTEFVRAVSQELYGVPPERVVGTLIAYDLEQDARGRPALRRTARVLGDVNEGAAKVTNIQAQLGRSPVLAAGNSAGDHELLEWAAAAHGPHLSLLVDHDDADREFAYASQAQTFSVTEPVTETAERLGWTTVSMKDDWAVVFT
- a CDS encoding LuxR C-terminal-related transcriptional regulator; protein product: MRANPSPVVRRSAPRATRLVFPAGTSVTHGAPRRQADDDHLPRLPRIYVPRLRLWQRLDEATEGAVTLLVAPAGAGKTLGVTGWLRQAAPAHAEHAVWVRADDSWTAERIDAALDGPADAGDDGGPGEPAGTGSTPHLVVVDDAHLLPPSALRRIDERLNNAPEAIRLLLLSHWVLPLTRLVPELLGNFTLLRGGLLRLSDAESAELVSAHARTGDRQVLDAVARHADGWCAAAVLTARDLSAAPDPAAAARLLPHDVAPIATRVAGEVFSTLTPRQRHLLLCIAGDGVVSVPAAAHLSHDQHAGEILGELEDTGLLVMREEHGCAPAPADEPETTGGFRVHPLLAEVVQRQLAAGGVDAARARSTVIRAVRLDMARGNLSKAFARLVRVGAPDEAADVLARDGVRMVLGQSAYDEVGEFVRAEPEIVDHRPDIWFAIALDCWVRDDLEGVRHWGDRLLEARRRWSPSFPAGGPESLDAGVACVRLWRAALGLEPAYAAVGHAKRVVVASQTRPAVREANADVLPVLANELGVTQNWLGELTEAETSLTLAVSLSRSQGLAPLGVCALSHLAFTQYMRGREAACVELAGEVLVAADAPGARTLRFVTARAGLARLLARLLDVPSPADPGEAQVVDARCHGADLCTRFWFRVWDARQAVLAGDVVEARRILTTPRETPRLTDEQLPEHLRVALLVEQAFVAVLASDRETLKSLRGTLDSLGAVGEAALVQGLRADREGDRRGAAVAFEAAAADATYSQPPTRALALACEAQVLDALGDPARSEDRLAEAISVTEARRNAAPFFGWARQGTPIATLLRRLAERPAGPWVHELAATAAERPDVTVLYASMTATPRELGEVSLALVPPALSPREREVLNELARGATYADIAAALFVSENTVKTHVSSLYTKLAASRRSEALKIARSFHLL